A single region of the Ochotona princeps isolate mOchPri1 chromosome 10, mOchPri1.hap1, whole genome shotgun sequence genome encodes:
- the DEGS1 gene encoding sphingolipid delta(4)-desaturase DES1 yields the protein MGSRVSREDFEWVYTDQPHADRRREILAKYPEIKSLMKPDHNLVWIVIMMLLTQLLSFYLVKDLDWKWVIFWAYVFGSCINHSMTLAIHEISHNIAFGNYKALRNRWFGMLANLPIGVPYSVSFKRYHMDHHRYLGADGIDVDIPTDFEGWFFCTTLRKLFWVILQPLFYAFRPLFINPKPISYLEIINTVIQITFDILIYYFLGIKSLVYMLAASLLGLGLHPISGHFIAEHYMFLKGYETYSYYGPLNLLTFNVGYHNEHHDFPNIPGKNLPLVRKIAAEYYDNLPHYNSWIKVLYDFVTDDTISPYSRVKRHPDGQEKLE from the exons CAAAGTATCCAGAGATAAAATCCTTGATGAAGCCCGATCACAACCTGGTATGGATTGTAATCATGATGCTTCTCACCCAGCTGCTGTCGTTTTACCTAGTGAAGGACTTGGACTGGAAGTGGGTCATATTTTGGGCCTACGTCTTCGGCAGCTGTATTAACCACTCAATGACTCTGGCTATTCATGAGATTTCCCACAATATCGCCTTTGGCAACTACAAAGCCTTGCGGAACCGCTGGTTTGGAATGCTTGCTAACCTGCCTATCGGAGTCCCCTACTCCGTCTCCTTTAAGAGGTACCACATGGACCATCATCGCTACCTGGGAGCCGACGGCATTGATGTGGACATCCCCACCGACTTTGAGGGCTGGTTCTTCTGTACCACTTTGAGGAAGTTGTTCTGGGTTATTCTTCAGCCCCTCTTTTATGCTTTCCGGCCCCTTTTCATCAATCCCAAACCAATTTCGTATCTGGAAATCATCAATACTGTCATCCAGATCACTTTTGACATTCTCATTTACTACTTTTTGGGAATTAAGTCACTAGTGTACATGTTGGCAGCGTCCCTACTCGGCCTGGGCTTACACCCAATTTCTGGACATTTTATAGCTGAACATTATATGTTCTTAAAGGGATATGAAACTTACTCGTATTACGGGCCTCTGAATTTACTTACCTTCAACGTGGGTTATCATAACGAGCATCATGACTTCCCCAACATCCCTGGAAAAAATCTTCCACTG GTGAGGAAAATAGCAGCTGAGTACTATGACAACCTGCCCCACTACAATTCTTGGATAAAAGTACTGTATGACTTTGTAACGGATGATACAATAAGTCCCTACTCAAGAGTGAAGAGACATCCAGATGGGCAGGAGAAGTTGGAATGA